TTGTCATCGTCGTTTCGGAATAGGATCGGACGGACTTATTCTTTTAGAAAATGCGGAAGGATATGATTTTCGTATGGTTTATTTCAATGCGGATGGTCGTGAAGGTAGTATGTGCGGAAATGGCGGCCGTTGTGTGGTGCGCTTTGCGCATGATCTTGGTCTTTTTGATAAGGAAACTACCTTTATTGCTGTTGACGGTTTGCATGAAGGTGTTGCTACGGAAGAAATTATCCGTTTGAAAATGGGACCCGTTAATGGCGTTGAAAGACATGACGCATATGATTTCCTGAATACAGGTTCACCGCATTATGTGACTTATGTTGATAATATTGACGAAGCAGAAGTTGTTGAGATAGGAAAAGATGTTCGCTATGGTCCGAAATTTGGCCCCTTAGGCGGAACAAATGTTAATTTCGTTCAGCTGCTTGGTGAAAATCATTTAAGTGTGAGAACGTACGAACGTGGTGTTGAAGATGAAACTTACTCATGCGGAACGGGTGTAACAGCTTGTGTTTTATCCGCGCATATACGTGAAGGATGGAACGGGCCTGTTACCGTGGAAACGTTGGGCGGTACCTTACAGGTTGATTATTTTGAAAAAGACGAAGCCAAATTCGATGATATTTATTTAATCGGACCGGCAGTGCGTGTTTTTGAAGGAAGTGTAAATATTTAGTAACGCTGGCACCGATTTGCAATCGGTGCTTTCATGGTCCCGCGTTTGTAACGCGAGACCAAATTATATGCGATACAAACACGAAGAATATTAATACGGTCTCAATATCAAAATGACCCCATTTTAAATTATACGAATTTAGGATATTTTTGCTGCCTTGCAGATTTTTTGTCTCGCGTTGCAAACGCGAAACAATAAAAGCCCCGATTGCAAATCGGGGCTAGCTTATTCCGCTTCCAGAATTCCTCCATGCAAATGGAAAATCTTTTTGTCATTCCATTCTGGAACACGACAAAAATCCAGTGCAGCAACTTTACTTCTTACCCCATTTGTGCATAACACAATGATGTATTGAAA
The nucleotide sequence above comes from Dyadobacter subterraneus. Encoded proteins:
- the dapF gene encoding diaminopimelate epimerase, whose product is MELPFFKYQGTGNDFVMIDNRTGFFPSSQELIEKLCHRRFGIGSDGLILLENAEGYDFRMVYFNADGREGSMCGNGGRCVVRFAHDLGLFDKETTFIAVDGLHEGVATEEIIRLKMGPVNGVERHDAYDFLNTGSPHYVTYVDNIDEAEVVEIGKDVRYGPKFGPLGGTNVNFVQLLGENHLSVRTYERGVEDETYSCGTGVTACVLSAHIREGWNGPVTVETLGGTLQVDYFEKDEAKFDDIYLIGPAVRVFEGSVNI